Proteins encoded together in one Microbacterium oxydans window:
- a CDS encoding TadE family protein, protein MLPWRRSASDEEGSAALEFIAVGVILLVPLVYLVIALGTIQEQTLGTEAAARHMARVIAEAPDASSASARSDAVLAAVVEEYGLDAAAVDVSLSCTPAGAGCPSAGATILVTVATRVRLPLMPEMLGLDRPTAVPVQADAVQKMSRLWGEE, encoded by the coding sequence ATGCTCCCGTGGAGACGTTCGGCGAGCGATGAGGAGGGATCGGCGGCGCTCGAGTTCATCGCGGTCGGCGTCATCCTCCTCGTGCCGCTGGTGTACCTCGTGATCGCGCTCGGGACGATCCAGGAGCAGACTCTCGGCACGGAGGCGGCAGCGCGCCACATGGCCCGCGTCATCGCCGAGGCACCCGACGCCTCCTCGGCATCGGCGCGGAGTGACGCGGTGCTCGCGGCCGTCGTCGAGGAGTACGGCCTCGATGCCGCCGCGGTGGATGTCTCGCTCTCCTGCACACCGGCCGGCGCCGGATGCCCCTCCGCCGGAGCGACCATCCTCGTCACCGTCGCGACGCGGGTGCGCCTCCCTCTGATGCCGGAGATGCTCGGCCTCGATCGACCGACGGCGGTCCCCGTACAGGCCGACGCCGTGCAGAAGATGTCGCGGCTGTGGGGAGAGGAGTGA
- a CDS encoding MFS transporter yields MVYLPTILFSLGEGAVIPLIPVLAASMGADVAFAALVASALVVGQLCGNLPAGWAVGRIGERLTMVIAGVIAIAAAVGMVLAPSLGVLAASVFLLGICAAAFGLARHAFMTTRVPVAFRARSLSLLGGSFRLGIFIGPFVAAGLLQLFGSESAAIWFFLGCLVVMVVLVLFGPDPEKTIPPITPTTRERFVEDSGEAVSGSIPTIERAGIFQTMWRQRSVLGRLGLAAASLSAVRSARQVVLPLWGLSLGLDASTIALVVGISGAIDFALFYASGQVMDRFGRLWAAMPAMVLMGAGFLALSFTHDLDSAVLWFGMFAAVLGVGNGLSSGILLTLGADVAPKREPAAFLGSWRTLTDAGGAVAPLLVSAITAVATLSIAAGAMGVIGLVGAVGFVRWIPRFVPRERPEDPAD; encoded by the coding sequence ATGGTGTATCTGCCGACGATCCTCTTCTCCCTCGGTGAGGGCGCCGTCATCCCGCTCATCCCGGTGCTCGCCGCGTCGATGGGCGCCGATGTCGCGTTCGCGGCGCTCGTCGCCTCGGCGCTCGTGGTCGGGCAGCTGTGCGGCAACCTCCCCGCCGGATGGGCCGTGGGACGGATCGGCGAGCGCCTCACGATGGTGATCGCGGGCGTGATCGCGATCGCCGCCGCCGTGGGCATGGTGCTCGCCCCGAGTCTCGGTGTCCTGGCGGCCTCGGTCTTCCTCCTCGGGATCTGTGCGGCGGCCTTCGGCCTCGCCCGGCACGCCTTCATGACCACGCGGGTGCCGGTGGCGTTCCGTGCGCGCTCGCTCTCGCTGCTCGGTGGCAGCTTCCGCCTCGGCATCTTCATCGGTCCCTTCGTCGCCGCCGGACTCCTGCAGCTCTTCGGCAGCGAGAGCGCGGCGATCTGGTTCTTCCTCGGATGCCTGGTCGTCATGGTCGTGCTCGTCCTGTTCGGCCCCGACCCGGAGAAGACGATCCCTCCGATCACCCCGACGACCCGCGAGCGCTTCGTCGAGGACTCCGGCGAGGCGGTCAGCGGATCCATCCCGACGATCGAACGAGCGGGCATCTTCCAGACGATGTGGCGCCAGCGGTCGGTGCTCGGCCGGCTCGGACTGGCCGCCGCCTCCCTGTCGGCGGTGCGGTCGGCACGGCAGGTGGTCCTCCCGCTGTGGGGACTGTCGCTGGGACTCGACGCGTCCACCATCGCGCTCGTCGTCGGCATCTCAGGAGCGATCGACTTCGCGCTCTTCTACGCCAGCGGTCAGGTGATGGATCGCTTCGGACGGCTGTGGGCGGCGATGCCCGCCATGGTGCTGATGGGCGCGGGCTTCCTCGCGCTGTCGTTCACGCACGATCTCGACTCCGCGGTGCTGTGGTTCGGCATGTTCGCCGCCGTGCTGGGCGTCGGGAACGGACTGTCCAGCGGCATCCTGCTCACCCTCGGCGCGGATGTCGCCCCGAAACGCGAACCCGCGGCGTTCCTCGGCTCATGGCGTACGCTCACGGATGCCGGTGGCGCTGTCGCCCCGCTGCTCGTGTCCGCGATCACCGCTGTGGCGACGCTGTCCATCGCGGCCGGCGCGATGGGCGTGATCGGTCTCGTCGGCGCGGTCGGCTTCGTGCGGTGGATCCCGCGGTTCGTGCCGCGCGAGCGGCCGGAGGATCCCGCCGACTGA
- the prfB gene encoding peptide chain release factor 2 has product MLELDLSAEIQALRHTFGDISEVVDVSRLRDDIARLSEEAGAPDLWDDTENAQKVTSALSHRQSELARITGIAQRLDDLEVLVGLANEMEDEDSAQEARTELAALTDLINQLEVQTLLDGEYDERAAIITIRSGAGGDDATDFAEMLMRMYLRWAERHKYPVKVMDTSYAEGAGIKSATFEIDAPYAFGTISVEAGTHRLARISPFGSADKRQTSFAAVEVIPLMEEATEVDIPENDIRVDVFRSSGPGGQSVNTTDSAVRLTHLPTGIVVSMQNEKSQIQNRAAAMRVLQTRLLLLQKEQEAAKKKELAGNITASWGDQMRSYFLYGQQLVKDLRTGQESGNPAAVFDGDLDDFISAGIRWRKRKIED; this is encoded by the coding sequence ATGCTCGAACTAGATCTCTCCGCCGAAATCCAGGCGCTCAGGCACACCTTCGGCGACATCAGCGAGGTCGTCGATGTCTCCCGTCTCCGCGACGACATCGCGCGTCTCAGCGAGGAGGCCGGTGCCCCCGACCTCTGGGACGACACCGAGAACGCGCAGAAGGTGACCAGCGCCCTCAGCCACCGTCAGTCCGAGCTCGCCCGCATCACCGGGATCGCTCAGCGTCTCGACGACCTCGAAGTGCTCGTGGGCCTCGCCAACGAGATGGAGGACGAGGACTCCGCGCAGGAGGCGCGCACCGAGCTCGCCGCGCTCACCGACCTCATCAACCAGCTCGAGGTGCAGACGCTTCTCGACGGCGAATACGACGAGCGCGCGGCGATCATCACGATCCGCTCCGGCGCGGGTGGCGACGACGCCACCGACTTCGCCGAGATGCTCATGCGCATGTACCTGCGCTGGGCCGAGCGGCACAAGTACCCCGTCAAGGTCATGGACACGTCCTACGCAGAGGGCGCCGGCATCAAGTCCGCGACCTTCGAGATCGACGCGCCCTACGCCTTCGGCACCATCTCGGTCGAGGCCGGCACGCACCGCCTCGCCCGCATCAGCCCGTTCGGCTCCGCCGACAAGCGCCAGACGTCGTTCGCGGCGGTCGAGGTCATCCCGCTGATGGAAGAGGCCACCGAGGTCGACATCCCGGAGAACGACATCCGCGTGGATGTGTTCCGCTCCTCGGGCCCTGGCGGTCAGTCGGTCAACACGACCGACTCCGCCGTCCGCCTGACGCACCTCCCGACCGGCATCGTCGTCTCGATGCAGAACGAGAAGTCGCAGATCCAGAACCGCGCCGCCGCCATGCGCGTGCTGCAGACCCGACTCCTGCTGCTGCAGAAGGAGCAGGAAGCGGCGAAGAAGAAGGAGCTCGCGGGCAACATCACCGCGAGCTGGGGCGACCAGATGCGCTCCTACTTCCTCTACGGCCAGCAGCTGGTGAAGGATCTCCGCACCGGGCAGGAGTCGGGAAACCCGGCCGCCGTGTTCGACGGCGACCTCGACGACTTCATCTCCGCGGGCATCCGCTGGCGCAAGCGCAAGATCGAGGACTGA
- a CDS encoding pilus assembly protein TadG-related protein, with translation MRSRGSEDGSVLLLTLGYVLLALAVIFVCVCATDLYIAQKRLDALADSAALAGADGFTVVAGDGAVRAALSDAGVEEQATALVAELPGEAAVVRAGTPDGVSARVTVTADWHPPLLTLFVPDGVALESTATSRTALW, from the coding sequence GTGAGGTCCCGGGGGAGCGAGGACGGCAGTGTCCTCCTGCTCACGCTCGGCTACGTGCTCCTCGCCCTCGCGGTGATCTTCGTGTGCGTGTGCGCCACCGACCTCTACATCGCCCAGAAGCGGCTGGACGCGCTCGCCGACTCCGCCGCGCTCGCCGGAGCGGACGGGTTCACGGTCGTCGCGGGCGACGGAGCCGTCCGTGCCGCACTCTCGGATGCCGGGGTCGAGGAGCAGGCGACCGCCCTGGTGGCGGAGCTGCCGGGAGAGGCTGCGGTCGTCAGGGCCGGTACGCCGGACGGTGTCTCGGCGCGGGTCACGGTCACCGCGGACTGGCACCCGCCGCTGCTCACCCTGTTCGTGCCCGACGGCGTCGCCCTGGAGTCGACCGCCACGAGTCGCACCGCGCTGTGGTGA